The Phaseolus vulgaris cultivar G19833 chromosome 10, P. vulgaris v2.0, whole genome shotgun sequence DNA window tttttctTCCCAACTTAATCTTGCTGCTGGTAAATGTTTGGGAACTGCTGAGCACTAGATCATCTATGCTTGTTTTTGTATATACTTCTAGTTTAATATCTTAAAAAagttttatctttattttctgGCAATATTTCGGAATAAGCTTTTTGACTTCGAGGTGGAAGTTGATGAATAATTATAATGCGGATGGTCTTTTGCTTTTGTCTATTTTTGTTCAGATGGTGTCAAAGAATTTATACTAATACACCTACTTTGTGTACTGttaacaaattttattcttcaattgaaggttgaaaaaaattattaaacctGACAAGCTAACACCTCTGTATTATTATTCTCATTATCTTTCTGTAGCATCCCTTTGCTAAATCTCTTAATATAATTACTGTGTACTTTTTAGGTAGTACTTATTTATTTGTCCTTAGTTTTCTTCTTAGTTTAGTAAATCTTGTTGATGTGCGTtaagaagtagactttaagcctaactcaaccccataaaaccggctcaataaggtgaggtttgcacccatttatatactatgaaagactataatctctagtcgatgtgagatctccaacaatatgCGTGTATAAAAACGTCTTTCCTTGAACATGTTTTCCATTTCTTTTTCTCGCTCTGGCTGCACAAACACACAAGTATATCATAAAACGAGGGTGTTGACAATGCTTGCAGGAGATCCTACTGGTTCTGGATGGGACCACTGGTCTGAATATGTTGCCACAAGCAAGAGAATTCAATGATGTAAGTTCTATTTCTGCcttttaaattgtatatttgTTGAGTTTAGGAAAGTTGTTATTTTAGTTTCTTGAATCCCTCCTATCAGTGTATGAGAATACCATGTGATATTAAGATTGTTTGTTTGGAGTAAAGACTGCATTTGAATATTGTAATTGAAACAGAAAATGGGAAGAGATTGTAAAATAATTCTAGATCAAATCTTGCAACCGGTAGTCAATGAGTTGTGCTTTCTTTGTACCTAGAGTAACATATATACAAATTCCTTAGTTTGACTGGATCATTTGATGCGTATGGGGGAAACGTTTACGCAGTAACAGAATTgaatttcttaatttatttctaaatgCAATCTTTTATCCTCTTTTCCTCTTAAAACTAGGGAATATGAAGTATGCATACTACAATACGTTCTGGTTCTTATTGGGCAATGCTTTCTGTGATGCCAAATCATGGTTATGATTTAAACATGCAATTCTGATATTCAAGAGTTAATGGATGTAGTGAACAGTTCAATCTGGAAAGAAAAGTATAGAACACACCCTGAAATGGAGATAAAAGGAATGCATTAGAAAATAAAGCTTAATACATATTTGAAAAAAACATCAGTAAGGCAATGGAGATTTAGAGGTTATTTTGTTAGCAAGCGTGCCACAAGCCAAATGAATGGTCAGTCACAAATATGTTGTGGTTTTCAGGTATGGTGATGCTACGAGTTCCTCTCTCAGTCTTATTATTCATTGCCTTGCATATTTTAAGATATTCAACATCTAGTATTACAGTTGCCTCATGGTTCCGTATTAACTTGCTGTTAACGTTATTCAAATTGTTTACTCTGAATCCTTTTGACATTGAGACAGGTTGTGGGTGTCACTGGTTTAATTTTGACCAAACTGGATGGTTCTGCTAGAGGTGGCTGTGTGGTATTCTCTTTTTCTCTTAATGGATATTTAATAGTTTTTGGACtgaatattttttcattattggTAGTACTAATTTATGTTTGCAGGTTAGCGTGGTTGATGAGCTTGGAATCCCTGTAAAATTTGTGGGTGTCGGGGAAGGTGTTGAAGATCTTCAACCCTTTGATGCGGATGCCTTTGTCAACGCCATTTTTATGTAAACCAATATTGTGGGTTTGGTATGTACATCATGACTTGTCCTTTTCATTCTTTTCAGAATCGAGTTTGAATTCTTTTCGATTGCAGTTGAATGTCACCCATACAATCTTCTTCCATAGCAACACCCGATCACAGGAAAATGGCACTTAGTTATGGAACCCTTCTCGGAAGAGGCCAGGTATTGTGAATATGTTGACATGATTTTTGAAGTGCCAGAGCTGTTGTTGCTCTTGAGGCACGCTGAGTGTATATAATCTTCCTTTTGCATGCTGTGGCTGAAGTAGTTTCTGACAATGCAATTGGGACATGGGGTTTATATTCACTCCTTTTATGAACCAAAGCATTTCATTGTGGTGTGCACATATATAGATGATGCTTGAAGGAAACTGTAAACAGTAAATACATCCTCCATTATCAGTCAACACAAGCATCAACCACGTAACTAATTAATagaattaaatatttgttattttgttttacaTCTCAAAAATCTTCAAATGTTGTCACTCTTTGATTGTGCTTAGCATCTCACATTTAGGCGAGTGTCCATACAAGTACATCCTGGAGAAACTTCATCCAAGGATGACTTGGTTCTTTCTCATGGAGTTACTTGCATGTTTGGTTTTacatagaagaaaataaacgtGAATCTGAGATCTGCATTTAAGTTAAGCTATTTTGAGCAGTTTCTATGACTCCAATTGTTAAACCAAATATGCAGTATTTTGGGTAGTTTTTATAACCAAATGTTAAACCAAATGTGCACAACAGGaattgttagatattattagatattatgagatattatagataagttacatatttcatatttatctaATGAACTTAGCCCATCTCAATtttctatctagcaccatttacacttttatttccctatctatcaccattttgtttttatttccatatctagcactcttttgtttttattttcctatctatcacccttttattttttatttccctatctatcacccttttattttttatttccctatctagcaccatttcaaaaataaacaaataaaataataatttaaaaagaaattgataattttaattttgaatgcattaaaaaataaatatttttaatgtttaaaatagttagaaatataattaatgaataaagaaatgagtttttgcaaaataaaaataaaaaagtaataaattaaaaatgtttagtttaaaattatttttttaagaatgaagaaaataagaaattaaaccctacaacaacataaaagttgaatctatatacataaattaatatttatttttattattattgatgatgtaatcatgctaatttcaagtaaaaaatataggacataattataaaaaaatcaaagtcaattagtattacaATAGatgataatttttgtttaagtgGTCAATTCCTTAAGTTATGACAATAAGAACATATTTTTGTCTTATTTTACATTGACTGATCAATTTTGTTGTGGATACAAGTAGTAGTAGGTCTTCCATGTTTGTTTATGTCGCATTTGAAGGTTAGAGATGAAATTTGATATGATATAAGTAGATCAATAATTCTCAATTGAACTTCATAAGGCTTGTAAATGTTGTGTAGATTGTAGACTAAGTCAACAAATAATGACAACAAGAACCAACAACAATAAAGTGAGGATAAGGGAGATGAAGAACTTGAAATTCCCACAATTACACTACcagttatttaatttaattgtataGTCGACCAAGTTGAGGAGTGAATATTTCCTTAACATAAAAGTCAgaatttttatgattatatttttGGGCATGACACATGGTTGATTGTTGTTCATTCTTTCTAAGTAAAGTAGTAATATCTTTAGGATACTGATGATCCACTCGTATCATGCAGTTAGTCTTGAACCTTCATTCAACAAACCATGATTTCAATCTTTTGAATGTTGTCTTAACAAAAGCTGAAATGAGTAAGAAACATGTTCCTTTAAAACAGAGTTCTTACATTCTATTGGGTTTGTTGTTGTCATATGGTCATACATATTGCCTCCATCATAGGCTTGAGTCTACTTTTGTAATGATATTTGTACTAGTTAGGCAATTGCTTGTTGGAATTATGATCTCATAGTGAACAACTTAGCTTGAAATTTAGGTTGCTTCATTCCATAAGTTGTTGTAATGCAATAAGTTACATTAGTTCAGAAGTACACCAACCTTTTTATTATCATGTTGGGTCTTCTTATGTTCAACAAATTCATGATTAGTCATTTGGTCAGTTCAGTTAGTCCCGTCTTCAACAATATCTAATGTCCATATACATGGACCCTCATCACCACATCTTTTCCCAATCTTTGTGCAAAGGCATGGAGAGAGAAAAGAGTGAAACTAATCAATTCAAATGTAAATCATTTTGATTcagaaacataaaatataaaggCATAGCTAGAAGATAAATAATAACCAACTCAGGTAATATGGTTAACATATACAACATTTTTCcaactgtttcttcctgcacctccataccttcttctctcacctccataagttttcaaatttccaaaaatgcccctttataatatttcggattatgtaatctggaagtctttttcaAAGTTGTAATTAGCTATCGAATTACCTAATCCATAAGCcatttttcagatgcatgattattctctggattacataatccgaaagtcttatttaactttcggattatgtaatttagaagtattttttcaaatgagtttccgaattacataatctggaaattACTCTATGAGAGGTGACACAAAAAggacaaaaatgtattttcatgttgtgtacgGAGATGGCAGAAaaaagatatggaggtgcaagaagaaacagtCCATTTTTCCTTctcaaccaatttttttttggtCCACCAAATATCTTTTTCACTTCCATTTtcgactctttcttcctacacctccataccttcttgtgccacccccatactaaatatgaaaataccattttatcctttttttttcaccCCTTTGGATTCGAAATAATTagcctatggattatgtaatccggataaATTCTGGATTACATGATTCggaagtcaatttcatatttagaaaagacttccggattatgtaatctggaagctaataACATATctgaaaaaaagacttccagattacataatctggaagctaatcttatgtatagaaaagacttccggattatgtaatccggaagctaatcacaaaagacttccgaattacataattcggaagctaattttgaatctaaaaaaagacttccgaattatgtaatccgaaatattgaaaagggtatttttggaataaaaaaaatttatgggggtgacacaagaaggtatggaggtgcaggaagaaggtatggaggtgcaggaagaagcagcctccACTTTCTCACCCTCATCTGCATACAATCTCATTTTATTCATACCCAATTATCGGTTCACATACCCTTCTAAGAAAGAAGACTcaaaaaacaaagaagaatACCTTCTTGTGGCACATCCTCgtgtaaataaattatttgccCTTAAGTAATAAATTCcatgttcattttttttaatttcaatgtaTAACTTTCCTCTTATTTTTTTACAACCAAAATCATAAATTGTTTTTTCTACTATTCTACAaaataatcaaacaaaaaacaaatatataaataatgcaTACAactaaacaatttaattttcatCCTAAAGGTACGTTTATATCTATACATATTGCCAAATATTACCAAATTACCATATAATCTTCTAGAGATTTTAAAATGATACCGCTAACTAATTCTACAAAAACATTACCAAATACATATTCCTATAAgataccaatttttttttctataattattatatatttttctttttaaatgcaGAATTATAACTTACACACAaaagttttaattaaaaaaaattcctaatagaaacaaaaataagcACGACTTCTGCTTTACCATTCCATACTGAAGTGATGCATAAGGTGCATGACTTAAGCTTAAATCTTGCTAAACTAAAGACAAGCCCCCCTCTCAAACTTTAGTAAAAAAACACCACAAAATCATATATATTAACCTTAATCAAAGTCATGTATATGCCACATAATGCATAACATATATGTAAAATCATGTTGATtaaattcaacttttttttataataaagtcGTATCATACAAATATTACTGGCCTATGttgataatattttcaaaaaacaccCATCGATAATATCCCAAAAAAATTACACAATATAATGTGGGATAGGATAATTGTGGACTACAAAATCATCTTaaaatttaatacaattttaCAATAATTACTGAAATTTCTTTATGGTACGCGttagataattaatttattttttctataatgatgttaaaaaataatttaatattgttttagaatgaaaatgtatttaataaattatttattttactcgggtcatttttaaaattaaaatattacataaaataatctagtttttatgattaaaatttaattgtaattttgTAAGAAAAgatatgcatatttttttttatacacacattattataaaatcaataattaaattttataacatcAGAAAAATGGTAGCTAGTACTAATAGATGATATAAcagataaattatatttaattgttttcattatttatacaaaaaatatttctattgaaaagtacatattaatttttaagtcataatgttttaaattttaatattattctttataCAGATCATTTTAATAGAATAttatatcttaaaatatttttattatattatctacTCAAgtaatttaaagaataaaatattttattgaaaatattaagtGAAGAAGATATCTTATTAGAtgtattcaaatttaaaaatattattgaagaagtaatttttttttttataaaacatatattaaaaattaatttcaatgcATATAAACAACATTATTGAATAAATATTAACGAAAAAGttatatgaaattatttaacaaagtcaaaatattattatttttaaaatctaataactaattagatttaaaatttaaaatatatgcaAGGAAGAACGAAATCTACTTTGATcccatatttttcgtgaagggaatgcatgtgctgataagttggctaatttaggatttattcatagagtcgttggtataatagactttcatataatatgttcttagaattatttatgaataggtatagtttactaacatatgggttttgatCTAGTTccttcatatttttatattttttttttcatgtgatagcatatgattgttgttacttgagataTCAACCTAACCGAGTCGTCAAGTTACATAGTGATGCTTACATGAaaagatttttataataaaaatctaCTTTGATCCGGCGAGGGACATAGATCCCTGGCTtacttcaaatttcaaaaatatataatataatacttTAGTTTGaggataattaattttatttgggTGTTTAGTGTGAATATAATGACATacaagatttttatttatttcttttatacatatttttgaaatataattttatagtttTCATATTCTTCTTTGTGAAGATAATTTTGGTCTTCTATTTGTAAATAAATCATCTGagaattacttttttttttaattctaataatattttttataattagcaTGTGTTTATCTTATTTTGATTATAATTCATTTAAAATTGTAGACTATTTATTAACTCTTACCAAGTGAACATATTTAGGAATGTTATAGAAGAAATTAACAACTTGAACTATGAATTATGATACATTCTCTCAAGACCatgatactttttttttctctacttTTCAACCATTTAAAAGCAAATTATTCTCAAATAGCAGTTGGTTATCAATGAATGTCATAACAAATAATACTACTTTTCTTGGGTTTAAACTGAATCCAAATTATTCATAAACTGGAAAGTGGCATGTTATAGAAGGTAACACGAGCACTATAGGCCATATTCCCAGATTTCTTCAATTTAAACTCAACTGCCACTGCAGTCAAATTTCTGCCAGACTTCACTGCAGAGGCATTGGCTAACACTTCTTCCTGCATAAGTGTAAAGTGAAAAATACATTTACCAAAGGATTTAAGCATGGAGATGGCACATTAGAATTAGATGACAAAGTTGGCAAGAGAGGCATCATTTAACATAAGTAGTAAAAGATATTGAAGGATTTGGATGTTAGTGCAAAGTGCACTAAAAAGTAAAGTGCAGGTGGTAATTACTATTGAAAACAACCAAGgctttattataaatttaaatttcaatcaaaatttaaatttgagttttacACTTTATAGGATCTTCATCCAAAAATTATATCTCAAACTCAAGTGCAATTCAGGAAACCTCAATATGAAATCTAATAGTCATCCACCAAAAATGTCTATGCAACTCGCCAACATTAAACATCATTGAATGACTAGGAAACTATGTTCATTATGTGCCAGAAATCCTAGCCTTCAAAATGCCTTTTTGCTTCTTGTTGGGGAATGGGGATAATAATCTAAATTGTAGGAACAGTACTTTTAAGGTAGATTTTAGCAAGTTCTCAAGAGTTCAGAGAAAGTCAATAATAACAAGAAATTCCAGAATCTTCAATCAGACTTTGATGGCTGTAGTTGGTCTTATTAAAATTCTGTTATCCTATTGTAGGCATAGTTATCTTTGAAGTATAATCAATGAGGTATCCAAAGCAATCCCCTAAGCGAATGCTAAAAAACTGAGCAACTGAAGTTGAATGATGCTGAGTAACACTGTTTACAATTATGAGTCCAAATATCTCAAACTATTTACTTAAAGTTTTAAGTGGCTTGCTTTCTTTTCTAAGGTTCTCAAGCTTTGCTCAGCTGTTTCAAAATACAAGTCAATACCACTGCATTTCCTCATGCAGCACACCACAACAAACCACTCTACCATTTGTCAAGAAAAAACATTGTAAGAAATGCTGATCATGCTTAGACAACCATGAAAAACATCAACACTGTTTATATACTGACATTTGCTGGAGTGGCAGACATGTAAGAAATGCTAATTTCCCCGAGAAAAAGTTCCTTGTCCTCAGCAACTACCGTTCTAGCACAAGCAGTTGACAGAATGTGAGCCAAAGTCCCAACAGAACCTCCATGCAGAGTTCCATAGGCATTCTGCAATTCcagtaaagaaaataaaaatgttaactTTGAATCTAGAAAAGTGAATCTATTTGCTATCATAGAAAATGAAACTATAACAAACCCAAATAACAGCCCTTTACTGTTAATTTGCAACGAACCAAAATACTTCATACAACCCAAACCATGCttgatcaatatatatatatatataaaaaaggggttttctgtttttttatattttgttttcacttttaatTATACAAATGTCACCTCATTTTAACTTTGTTTCTGATTTTCAAAAGTTTGTTCACGAAACCTTgtcaaacatatttttttgtGCAAGCTTTTGGTAGTTCAAGAAACAAAGTAAAAAAACGTGGTGTTTTtgcaattaaaaatgaaaacagaaaacaattcCTCAAATGAAAGAGACACTATAACTCCAGAGAAGTGCTAGTTAATAAACACTCATCCATTACTCTCTCTATATATGTATATACTGCTAATTAGAATTTATAGAAAACTATGGAATCATGAGTGTGAGACTCACAAAAAATTCTTATTtccaataaatttttatcaatAGTTGAGAATGTATCACTAACTCTTCCATACAAATAGTAAGGACCTCATCAACAAATTCGATCATCCAATCAACAAAACATTAAAAGcatatatagatagataaatCTTCTCAAGGCTATAAAAAACAGAAGAACATCCAATGCAACAAAACCTCCTCCTTTTCAGAACCCAGAGAGCAAGAGAATCAAATAACGAGATTTTTACATGCAAAATCATCAGAAAGTTCGTTGCACCATATTGAATAAAGAAacagttaaaaaaatttaaaaaaaaaacacaagccCCCTCCTCAAACCCCCACTTCCCAATTTTCTCATCTTCCCATCAGAATATTGGAAGTAGCAATAACTACCCAATCACAACACTCTGAGACAAAACATAGAAATATTTTTCAGTCATATTAATACAATCTTCTGTCACAAATTATGAAGCAAAACTCCAATTGGAAATTGTGATTGGAGAACAGAACTAACAAGATCGAATATTGAATCTAAATTGTGTGCTTACATAAGGGTTTACATACACAAATGGGAGGTTTGGCGAAAATGGAGACGGAAATTCGTCCAGGTTGGATGTGATTGACTTTGATGAAGTTCCGAAAGAAGGGGTCGTAGATGCCACGCGCGGACCACTTAGGCGGAAGGGCGGTGGCAGCCCCCATACGTTCAACGAAGCGCAAGGTCTCGGAAGCACTTGCGGGGTCCACCTCCTTCGAGATTTTCAGCCATGGCGACGCACACAAGCTTTCTCCTTTCTCACTCCCcatttctcaatttttttttcacacttttTTTGTATTCAACtcactttgtttcttttaataataaaatgttacATGTTTTACCATTTGACTTAgcttatttattaattttattcttaattttttaacacaTTGTAtcatgaaaatgtaaaaattaaataaattttataaagaaGATTTGATTAAAACTACAAAATTGATTACTTGATATATTATTGTAATATGTTTTCCTTTTAAATAATTCTTTGTAGTGAAGCCACTTGTCCATAAAAATTCCAAGACATGTTGGTACTCTTAAGTACAAAGGGTATGGTGAAATTGACCATAACCTCAAGACTTGCaaaataaacaaatacaaataagaaaatatccAATGTGCATTGTTGTCATGTTAAACATCTCTATACATGGACAATAAAATTTTTGTTTGGATAGTTTTTGTTTGGTTGTAATTAATTTATAGGATATTTTAGGATCCATTGCCTTTAAGTGCTTTTTAAGtgtgtaataaaaaataaagtcgAAGTGAATGTTAATGTCAAGTGtcatatttatatttgaatGAATGAATCAATGGTTTATATCTATATTAATTAGTGTCTTATTTCCAACTTGTTATATGCCTAAGTGATATGAATCAAAATTTTAGTGTTGGCATGACTATCATCTAGATTGAAATAAAAATGTCCAGTTGAATGAGACACTTAAGGGGAGGAGTATAGCTAGAGatattatttaacatattttttattaattaaaaagtacTAAAAATCATAATACAATCAGGAAAGTCAATATTCACAAATTATACAATAATCATTGAttagaattatttatataaataattattccaatgaaataatcaatattaattaaagtcCACTATATTCAAGAAGTCAACCTGGGTTCAAGGTTCTctcattttctttaaatttaaaactttttaaaaatatatttgttattattaattatttataaactagatattattaatattgacaGAAAATTTATATCCAAATTAAATTTAAGTAAAgttattaatgtatttttaaaaatttaattattttgtcaaTTTAAATTAGTTGTATGGAATAAGAAAATTgaactttaaaattaattatttctttataaaCAACTACTTCTAGCCACCATTAATTAGTAGTTAGCCAAATTTGATCCCTTTTTATGTGTTGGTGGTAGGTTATACCAAAATTAGTATTTTCATATTCATTACTATTT harbors:
- the LOC137818946 gene encoding uncharacterized protein, translating into MGSEKGESLCASPWLKISKEVDPASASETLRFVERMGAATALPPKWSARGIYDPFFRNFIKVNHIQPGRISVSIFAKPPICNAYGTLHGGSVGTLAHILSTACARTVVAEDKELFLGEISISYMSATPANEEVLANASAVKSGRNLTAVAVEFKLKKSGNMAYSARVTFYNMPLSSL